Genomic window (Phragmites australis chromosome 5, lpPhrAust1.1, whole genome shotgun sequence):
CCTCaacattgtaggccacaaagatgacccgtgggtactcgctgatcacgtcgcacaaattttctatataatcgaccccgcaaatgaaaagaagcacgtagttgttgccggaaaacaaagaattgtcggagtcgagaatgtggaggatgcggaAGAATACAATCGGTTTgatgacgtgccgccttttggagatccagaaaagatcaaacttgtagaagcaaccctcgatagatctgtgatgtcgtacatgcgtctggatggtgtaggaaaaacaaTTCAAGACAAATAGTGCAATGTTATGCAACTTATTTTTCTAATGTGatagaaccctgaaatttgtatacaattaggataagctttaatttgtattatggacttgtatgcatttaagatgcttcaatatgtaatagattatttaagatgctttagtacgtaatagaatatttaagatgctttaatatgtaatagaatagtattttccaaactagcaaaaaaaaacattcaacaagtttccacaggcggtttcttaagtcaaccgcctgtggaaatcgttcctATTTATATAACCGCGTGCGGCCCCGAAAACCCTACTGCTTTCAGAAAACTTCGACCTCGCCGTCAGGCTGTCCTTCTGTCCCCCTACCGCGCTCTCTGTTTCCGCCGAGTGTGACCGCATCGAGGAGCCGCCGAGGTCGACAGGGCCGACGAGGAgccgctgctgccgctgccggtGGAGGGCCGActgcgccgaggaggagccgtcgccgccgccgctaccgcCAAGTACGACAGCACCGAGGaggagcctccgccgccgaggtccacagcgccgaggaggagccgccgccgccggtgagtagttccatgtccccctcccggccgagccgtcgtagtcggttctccggccggccgtgtgtccccccccccccccccttctctgtgatgccggccatcgtgccgtggtgcagcgccgccggtgagtaCCTCCTTTTCCCCCTCCCAGCCGAAAAGGATACCTATATTATCCATCAATTGCACATGTTTCTGCAATAAGGTTTTCTGTCACTACGGCATGAATCTGTATGTGAAGAATGGTTGGTAGGCAACAACAACACTTCTGCAACCGCAATTTTTGTGCCTAAAGGACAACTTGGTGGTTGTTTTCCATCTAGAAGGACATGAGTGCTGAAAACCGCAGTTTTCCTGTTGAAGCTTAGGTACCCATTTCACTATGTAAACCACATGGTGTTAGCTCTTATAGATTTATAGTTCACATGCATTTCTATGGAGAATAGGTGCTagataataattttataatatagtTATTATAATGTGGATGTTGTCGTCATGTAGAATAAGCAAACTGTAGATTTAGAGGCGCCATCCTAATGGCATGAAAGTTGAGTTTCAATGAATTCTGGACCCTAGCTTGCACTCTACCCTGAAACCAAAGTTCAGTCAAGAATTTTTCTATATTCACCAGTTTTCGCTTCTCAGTTTGTAAATAGAGATACAGGATTCTAAACTTGTTTCTAGAAAATTTAACACAGACGAAGAGCTTATCCAAAAGGTTGCTTCAGTTGTATGTATACTTGCATGGACATGAACATCATTTGCTTATTCCTCGCAAACAAAAAACATCATTCGCTTACAGTAGTCGTGTTGGTCAAAAGAAACATCATGCTTTGCTTTATTGGGTTAAGTCAGAAAAAGCTACTCACTTATTATCTATGAAATGTGGAGAACAACTATGATTGAAATGGAGGATATGTGTAGTTTGACATCCTGTGgtatggaatttttttattacttGTCTATTGATCTCTTAGTTATGTGAAATTCGTCTATTGAAGTTGGGAGGAACTGCCCTTGTTTGTTTTCACACTTGTGCACTTCACACCATGCACTATTTGGAGAGCTGCTTTATGTTGCTACAGCCTACAGTAACCGGTTGTAGCCCCAATGCCCTTGTTAGATCAGACATGCATGAGGACAAGCATAGAGGCCGGATTATCTCCTGCAAAATTCGTCCTTAGAGTTTGTTTAGACAGGGCAGGGAATAGAACAaacctttattttttaaacgaGTGGCTGGAGATCTGCCTATTCATTGGAACGAATCTTGATCCGAAGGGAATTTAGTTCATTTCCCTAACCAATCCGAATCGCTTGGGTCTAATCCCCACGTATCCAAACAAACCCTTAATGGAGTACAGTATTAGACTGCCGCCTTAGACAATTGTTAAGTATTCTCGCAAGTGCATTACATGCTACTCCATAAAATGGTCCACAACGGTTGCAAGCATCGATCTGATCATCTGGTCTCTAAATTGAGCTCGTTAAATGCATACATCAACATATACCGATGCTTGCAACATATATGATGGCTTAACAAATCACATACAAAGATATTTTTCAGTACACTTAACCTTGTACATATGCGAATAACATGTTAATACCCTGTACCACTATTGTGTGTGTGTCTAATATTTTTAGCCTTTCGTTTGTCCCTAACATATAGTCCCTAGTAGGAatcaagagagagagaccaaATTAAGTTCGGTAGCCCATTTTCCAGACTAGTTGTTGCCCATGTAGAATAGCCAAAAGTTAAGTGCATAAAGTGCTATTGTAGCCAATCTTTTCTATAAATGGCACCACCCGTCTCGCAAACTTCACGTAGAAGCTTCCTTTCCCGTGTTATAGAGCAAATCCTTGTTCAAAAGCTTAATCTACCACAATAGTGATCACCAGAAGGAAGACCCTCATTCTTTACTTCAGGTTTCTAGACTTTGACATTGCGGCGTTCGAATAATCCAATATTGTCATTCTCTGCTCTCTAATTTCTATGCTTTTCTTTTGTTCTATGATACACCattttgcattttacactactactaaattccccTTTTTTTCATACTAGCATACTTGTTAGCTTTTTCTAGACAACAATAATCCAGCAGTCGATTCAGTACTATGGGGCAGAAGAGAACAGTAACcccgaagaaaccagaagcaaccaggatgtcggatgttgcaacagaggtctccccggcacagaggacgctcgcaatagaggcctccctgGCACAGAGGTCGGATAGGGACCCAAGCCCACACCaaccgtcctcctccgacagcagcaaaagctcgggctcgtatcacagcccgagccctgtccCGTGCGAGCAGGAGATCCgccgtcgggaaagtgacaatgaGTACGAtcccaccgaagaggtatttagttgagtcaatgcatttcatacttgttaaatggagggatatcttctgttgatgtcaactctcatttattttctctctagagggtgagggtgccaagatcttcacgtcgatcatctgcgccacaacattcTACGCCACAACCCATCGCTacatctgtgcccgaaactacgggtccctctgggctgacgctgaaacgaagaaggggcgagtGTAGCAGGAACAAATTGCCGTCCaacatttatacaataacacaggtcggagttgaaggggagcctattgcacctcgtgaggcctgcgtcaaattccgcaacggttgcggattccttgtcaaggagtacgtcccaatcactgtaactgattggcgattggtgtcggatgagacgaaggatttcctatgggcaacattgcagagaaccatccgattcccctcgggaatagaggaagcagccaaacagaatgcattgaaaactatgagAAAAAGCTTCCCgggttggaagagtgagctcaacaaggaattcgtgaagaagaatctggtaccctttaataaatacggaaaatGACACCAGAGCAATAGGCAGAGtatgttaggcagaagaccacacctgatgccatcaaactgggtgaatcgttcaagcaacttgcgaagaagaataagcaccaccatcaaCTGGGCacatctgggtacgcccccaaaattcctgattGGAGGAGGCAAGAGGAAGATGCTGCCCGggttgggaaacccaaccctttaaaAAATTGTTATGAGCGAAccaggaactgggtctatgctcggtcacaacgaaccgagtctggggacttagccttcaatagccccgagaccatagaggtgacccagaccatccaagggcttgctaaggaagggtttctagagcctgacagggagaatgacctgcttaccaaggccctggggaacaaagaacacccgggtcgcactcgaggcatcggatcaaaagtgggctggaagcatgcgttcccaaacgatgcgggccagtacaagacacgaaatagatataagaagaccctagaggaacagatacaagaacatgttaaggtcgaattcatgaagatgtggaatgaaaaggagaaggaaagggcggcattaatactgatagagcaaccaaccaacccaggatttcggagcagcgtcgggtccacacatttcgatagccagagatatcctgtggatgaaatcaaagaggctaccccttgcattcttcatgttccggtcggcaagggagacttcactgtcgaggctgccactggccaggccattccaggccgtgtgtttcacagtcaagatattccggtCGGTTACgtcaaggtacaagtggactcggtgcagccgattttcaggaagtacaagctcgaaatcagcgcacctgagggtattgagattctcgatgaggcggttggaaacttcattttgtggcccagacgggatatcatagtaagctgtcagaagtcacaatcgccagcgtcccGCCTGTCCCAGGGCCCTGCATCTCTACCTCAGGCACcgctgccccagagccaacccactccgcctcaggcacctcagccccagagccaacccactccgcctcaggcacctcagcccccgtgccaacccactccgcctcaggcacctcagcccccgtgccaaccctctccgcctcaggcaccatCGCCCCCGTGCCCGGTATCTCCGCcgcaggcaacttcgcatcgtgcttcaccgtctacaactcaggcacctccgcctccagcgtctctgacttcggcgtctccgcctccggcacatccatcacctgagcatcggagagttcctacaatgattaccccatatgagaagattgagcTACCTGATCcaatgaagaggtggcttctatcctcgtcaaaaccaaaggcatcatccgctcaggaatctccagcgaagggcaatctcacgaaagagatcgtcaaagcattaagtacgtcacagatagatttcgtgcctacactggatgttcccaaaaaatatgagcatggcaagctatttctgccatcatttcaactccaggaaggtccgtgggagatgaggaaattccacgaatggtacatgagggcatgtcgcgcgggcctctccataatcactacTGTTGTCCCCactaacgtttatctaagcggcgacagctacctcatgttggatttcaaggacatgcacgctgtgttccgcctcgacaaacttgacgtcaatctcataagcgtgtggtgcctgtaagtgccaacaatctacctctgcgttcatatatgtaccaatatatgttatagaagctaatgactattaatttgttctgtaggatgcaatttaacgatgcagaTAAGTTAAAGAGGCCTGTCGGATTCCTTGATCCGCAACAAATTTTCCAGCCAAACAtgatcgtgaacataaggactgatgaccctaggattaaggggaagagtaaaaaggataaagcacgggtcataaaagaagcaaccaaaacaaaaagactcgaaatgtcaacctacgtaggaagggctatgcttgaaatgcaggacaaggactgcatcttcgctccctacaactttaagtaagtgtgatacgttatgaatctaacataagtgttcaacttagttgatcgatcaagaatctaacataagtattcatgtagcgatcactatatttgtataatgctgatgccgaagtcgagcagactcgtagTCCTTGACTCTgtcgatttccaacaaaaatcctaccgaGATTTCATtgatgttatacagaggtaaaggaaatctcccatacttaaaattcttatacattatttatgaattgataattacttgttggtattcgaatagggcctacaagtggtacgtaatgaaaggtgggatacatgATACGGACaggccggatgcgatgacagtCCGTACATATTTTTCGGtactaacacaacttctaattcttgtatttcactattaatgacgaatagttttattgaactaacgaatacgttgcgttttttttaagtgccacaagcaaggtttcaataccgttctttgtggatactatgtttgcgaatttcttaggataaatgggaggtacacaacgaaccctgaggacgtaagtcatcattgcgcctgcacattcttatttggttatgtttccgttgtcagtagtttttaactcttttagtgtgttttcaaaccaggcaaggatgattCAATGTGcgaaccaagctctcaccgataaagaaattcaaaacatccaacgtgacatgtgccggtttattatgcacgaagtcatccacaagaacggtagattctttgatcgcggaggcgaattagctagccatccgagactttgtgtgtgggacaacgactcttagctatataggcttgtgatgttgtaaatattgttttgtaaatattgatgtacttgtgttaaatgttaaaatatgtgatgttattcatattgttattgaaactgtgtgaaatctgaatagagtaaaatatattctatttatttttttgaaataaatacataccacatgcggttctcatacggaaccgcctgtgaaaatctttatatcacaggcgacagctaatgtggaccccgtctgtggaaatggattttcatATACGGTTGTCTTAACGAACCGCCTTTGAAattctatttccacaggcggttgtcttaatgaaccacctgtggaaatgaatttccacaggcggttgatattaggaaccgcctatgaaaatagattttcacaggcggttcgttaagacaaccgtctgtggaaatccatttccacaggcggttacttttgcgcctgtggaaatcacaGGCCTTCTATCACAGGTGGGTGCGCCAAACGTCTGTGAAAAGGTGTTTCCACCCGTCTATACAATATCATTTTATAGTAGTGAATATCACAAGAATACTTGCGTGTAAAAGTATACTGTCCACCGTATCATCTTTCAGGCAGCGTAAGCTCTTGGTCTAAGTACGGTCGATGAATGAACTTTCAACCCTgctgtttttttaaaagaaccCTGCTGTTGTTAACGCTCTAAATGGGTACACGATAACACGCGAGCATGAGGGCGAGCTGCACGTCTCCATCCTCTTACGACCTGATCACGTCACGATCCCGGCGTACGCGACCTAGCTATAGTTGCTGGCTACCCAGCAGCTATTTAGGActtatttgttttagtttcgaATTGTGACTTTCAGTTTTTACAATtcgaaactgaaacaaacagatagttttttgttatagttttttaaaatttgctgGTTGGATTATGAGAATCTGATAAACTGgtttttttagcttttgatagattatgaaaatctattttactaaactgttcaccaaaattttttagaatctaccatctaaaagcttttcataatccaACTTTTTACAATTCAGTTTTTCACAATTCAATTTCTATacactgcttttcagaatcccCAATTAAAACAAACAAACCATTAATCAACGATCTCAATCAAGCTGATACCCTTCTTTTCCCGCGCCATTCAATTCGCGCCTTGCCTCCCCCCGGAAGCATGCACGCACGTAAAACGACCGCACACCTAGGCGCGGATCTGAAGCACGCagacgtttttttttttctggcgTGTCACGCTGGGCCACTGCTGATGAGCTAGCACTCTCTAGCCGGACACACGTACGGGTAGCAACTCAACGTCAAAGCTCATAGTGATCGATGGATATCGGTCGGCCGGTCTGTCGCGTAGATGGATCGATGGATATCGGTCGGTCGGTCGCGCAGATGGATCGATGGAACGGATCGACGCAGCATGGGTAACTTGCTGGGGTGGGTCTCATAGATTGTATCAAGTTCCCTCTTGCGGTGCATGCATGACAAGATGCTGGAATCTTTCCACTTGGCTAGCTAGATCGGTTTCAGTTGTTGCCTCAGCAGATAGGGACTAGACGGTCAGTCGATCAATTCGATACGGTTAGTTATAGAGGCCACACCCCGGCCTTCTTCAGTCTCCGATCCTCTCTATAAAACTAACGGAGGTCTCCCAAGTCCCAACGAACTCCAGCCACACTAGCTGGCTCCAGAGATTCGACAGCACAAAAATTCCTAGCTGATCCAGCCATACGTCTCGCTCGCTCGATCAATCGGTTGGTACTTTGTTCGATCGAGCAGTTGAATTGATCGATGGCATTGAGAGAGATCGAGTGGACGTTACCCCCGGGGTTCAGGTTCTACCCCAGCGACGAGGAGCTGGTGTGCCACTACCTCCACAAGAAGGTGGCCAACGAGCGCATCGCGCAGGGGACGCTCGTCGAAGTCGATCTCCACGCGCGCGAGCCATGGGAGCTCCCAGGTCACTTAGCTTATTCCCTGCCACCATGGTCATGCCATATTGCCATACCGATACAAGTAGCAAGTCTGTCCCTCTCTGATGCATCACGCGACCGAGCATATGTAATTGCAACTGAATACAGCAGTTCTGCGTGCTTAGTGCTTGCTGCACGCCGTACACAAATCTCAACCTAGAATTCATAGTTAGCCACTTGGAGCCTAGCTAACATTGCGTTTGGGTGCCTGCACTGCATATGCAGAGGTGGCCAAGCTGACGGCGAGCGAGTGGTACTTCTTCAGCTTTCGGGACCGAAAGTACGCAACGGGGTCGCGCACTAACCGCGCCACCAAGTCTGGCTACTGGAAGGCCACGGGCAAGGACCGCGAGGTGCGCAGCCCCGCCACGCGCGCCGTCGTCGGCATGAGGAAGACGCTGGTGTTCTACCAGGGGAGGGCCCCCAACGGGATCAAGTCCGGCTGGGTCATGCACGAGTTCCGCCTTGACGCCCCGCATTCTCCACCAAAGGTACGTACATAGCACGCATGTCGTCATGATTTCTCAACTGTTGCTATATACAGTATATACTCCTAGTCCAGCATAATAATACGGAAGTTCTGTTTAGCACGCGCGGTGCGCTGCTCGCGCGTCCCCCGCCCCGATAGGCCCATTtctgatttttgaaaaaaaattcaaaaaaatttcctCAAAAACTGTTCTGATTAACTTTTACTCAAAATTTTTCCTTAAAACTGTTCTcgttaattttttaaaaaacttattTAGAAAACTTATCCGGACATATAACTTATTCgaaaaaccttttcaaatatAGAAAGACGTGGGAAGAAAAAATTTCTAAACACAGAAGCTAGGAGGGTTATCTAAAAAGTTGCTACTTATGCCTCTGTCAGCGCTCGAGTTAGGCTTGTCCATAATGCTACCTAATTGCTCAATTGACTGTTTGctacaagattttttttcttctcaaaattcTCGAGAacgtttatctagtgtgtagCAGATCGAGTTTCAGAGCTTCCCTGGAAACAAAGGATCCTATAAAAAGAATAACTCATCACACTGATCAATAGATTATTATATTACTAGCGGATCCTTGATCGGCCCCGTGAATCACGGGCGATGAAACTAGATAGCAACAAATAATGACCTTTCAGGCCTTCAATAGGTGTGGAAATTACGTAAGGAAGACAGTGACGCCAGCTTCTCAATTAACAATCATCCATGACTTGCGTCATCGACTTAATTAGCATGCAAAACACCAGCACGTGAAGAAGCGTCTATTGTTGCCTACGTTGCTACGCTAGCTACTAGCTAGGCCAAATATTGTACTCCTGTATACCATCTAGAGTAAGTGTTACCAAAAAGAGACTGTCATTCATCCGCAGCCATGAGGGTTTCATTTCCTCGGAACTTGTCTTGATAGTCCAATCTCCGGCCAAGCCCACCCACGTGGATGGATCATAGATGTCGAAACAAGACCTTAAGGGAGCATCCAACTAAGGGTTATATATCGGCGGTTTGTAAAAAAACAACATATAGATTATATATGGTAAAAAACTGAATTTTATAATCTATAAAAGTTggtaaaaaatatattactgAATTGTTATAATAAAAAGTAGATTGTATTTACAATCTAATAAGTATATTTCAGTTTACAATCtgcaagctaaaacaaatagacTCTAAGATATACTTAGTTCTCCTTAATATATAACCGTTAGAGATTTTCATTCCTTAAGACTTGTTTGGATAGTCTATCGTCGATCCAAGCCCACCCACATGGATAGATCATTGATCTTAAAATAAGATCTAATAGGAGCATCCAAGCAGCGGGATACTTTTTCTGAAGCTTTTAAAGTGTGTTTGGTTTTTCGGATAGGGTTTTATAGAGTTGTATTGTATAATCTAGTTAAGAGAAAATAGATTGAGCGGTgacatatttgttaaaaagaataTTGTTTAGATGGTTGTATCTGCCTAAATAGGTGAGTTAAGTTTATGATTGATCGAATTTGAAATCATATGAGCAGATGCAAGGTTTAATATTATGATTATTTGCTCgtataaaaatgattttataaCACTAACAAATTGAGTCCTCCTATATAAgcaggtgaagaagcttacATCCGCCGAACTAGACGAAAGATGTATAATTACATCTATCAAACCAAACTGAAACAATATATACAaataactaaacatattttattttaaaattatacaCCTCCACTAAACcaaactaaaataaattaaacCAACCAAGCACGCACTTATCAACGCAACTAAGCTATGCTAGGTCCTCTTCGATATAAAGTATCACTCGCCGCCGTGAACTACAATAGCAACCGTGCTCCACGAGGTGACCGAGGAACATTCAACGTACAAGAAAGGAACCAATCGATGTGCGCCTGCAATAAATGCTAAGTTGCTCCTCCTGTGCAAAGCACAAGATCAGGACGAACGTGCACATAAGTTGGTCATGCACAGGTCCAGACACGTACGACGGTACGAGTGTAAGCGCGCACTGTACATAACGTCTAGATGCAGCGAATGGACCAGCCGTTTGATTGGTCCCTACATATGGAACGATAATTGGTGCGAACATTTATTGACCGATCATTTCTTCTCGTGGGCTACATGCAGCTCCT
Coding sequences:
- the LOC133917603 gene encoding protein CUP-SHAPED COTYLEDON 1-like, whose protein sequence is MALREIEWTLPPGFRFYPSDEELVCHYLHKKVANERIAQGTLVEVDLHAREPWELPEVAKLTASEWYFFSFRDRKYATGSRTNRATKSGYWKATGKDREVRSPATRAVVGMRKTLVFYQGRAPNGIKSGWVMHEFRLDAPHSPPKEDWVLCRVFQKTKGDGDGHDGVSGASSSPTFAGSSHAMPEQGHPVSGGYCYGPGFVPQQEVAVLPHYGGAAVDHHSVPQDGALPGFGFGTRGAAGDQYGFGYFDVGGFNDMASLGGGMGFPQGWN